The Petrocella atlantisensis genome has a window encoding:
- a CDS encoding amino acid ABC transporter substrate-binding protein: MKKMIYALLIVAMVLTLGACAKTTPTEDTYEQDTTEKETFVVGFDQDFPPMGFVADDGEFTGFDLELAAIVAERLDKELVLQPIAWDSKDMELESKNIDCVWNGFTINGREETYTWTDAYMANNQVFVVKEGSGIETLADLTDKAVVVQADSSAEAALGEVEDLVATFGDYLKAADYNMALMDLESGAVDAVVMDEIVARYQIEKRGSAFVVLEEALAAESYGVGFLLGNESLRDQVQEALEDMAADGTLETVSMKWFGEDVTTIGK, encoded by the coding sequence ATGAAAAAAATGATTTATGCTTTACTAATAGTAGCAATGGTCCTGACTTTAGGTGCATGCGCAAAAACAACACCTACAGAGGACACTTATGAGCAAGATACAACAGAAAAAGAGACCTTTGTTGTCGGGTTTGATCAAGATTTTCCACCTATGGGATTTGTAGCTGATGATGGCGAATTTACCGGTTTTGACCTTGAGCTTGCGGCAATTGTTGCAGAGCGTTTAGATAAAGAACTTGTCTTACAACCAATTGCTTGGGATTCAAAAGATATGGAGCTGGAATCAAAGAATATTGATTGTGTATGGAACGGTTTTACCATTAACGGTCGTGAAGAAACCTATACATGGACAGATGCTTATATGGCCAACAACCAGGTTTTTGTCGTAAAAGAGGGATCTGGTATAGAGACTTTGGCAGATCTAACAGATAAGGCAGTTGTGGTACAAGCGGATTCAAGCGCTGAAGCAGCACTGGGTGAAGTTGAGGACTTGGTAGCAACCTTTGGTGATTATTTGAAAGCTGCAGATTATAACATGGCTTTGATGGATCTTGAATCAGGGGCAGTGGATGCCGTTGTTATGGATGAAATCGTAGCCAGATATCAGATAGAAAAAAGAGGCAGCGCTTTTGTTGTCCTTGAAGAAGCACTAGCAGCAGAATCCTATGGTGTCGGATTCCTACTTGGAAATGAAAGCCTTAGAGATCAGGTTCAAGAAGCGCTTGAAGATATGGCAGCAGATGGCACATTAGAGACTGTATCCATGAAATGGTTTGGCGAAGATGTAACAACCATTGGTAAATAG
- a CDS encoding DUF4395 domain-containing protein has translation MNTLICPISKETANKTVVRLTGFLIATLIVLYALTNSVYIIMAIVIDFIIRAFTNQKYSPLSWLATQIAKVFHLKPITIDKAPKIFASRVGFLFSITALALYPLNPQISLVVLLVLMAFALLEALFDFCVGCIVYTYVVLPLNKE, from the coding sequence ATGAATACACTCATTTGCCCCATTTCAAAAGAAACCGCCAATAAAACCGTGGTTCGTCTAACTGGCTTCTTGATTGCCACATTGATTGTACTTTATGCCTTAACAAACAGTGTCTATATCATTATGGCTATTGTTATTGATTTTATAATACGTGCTTTTACTAACCAAAAATATAGCCCGCTTAGTTGGTTAGCTACACAAATTGCTAAAGTATTTCATTTGAAGCCTATAACCATTGACAAAGCGCCTAAAATATTTGCCTCACGCGTTGGCTTTCTTTTCTCCATAACCGCATTAGCTTTATATCCACTTAATCCACAAATTAGCCTTGTCGTATTATTGGTTCTTATGGCTTTCGCTTTACTTGAAGCACTCTTTGATTTTTGCGTTGGTTGTATTGTATATACCTATGTCGTACTGCCCCTAAACAAAGAATAA
- a CDS encoding pyridoxamine 5'-phosphate oxidase family protein, which produces MNKNIEAILNTNNLCVLCTEHEGYPYCSLMTFTLGKDNKTLYMVAIDDSKKYKNIALNPNVSILMDNRQSLGKASKNEIMSITFEGYNEAIDQEKSEEGKKILLEKHPDLYEIIQNPKCVLLSIRLKAYKLLMGPTNSEEGYI; this is translated from the coding sequence ATGAATAAAAATATTGAAGCAATTTTAAATACAAATAATCTCTGTGTTTTATGTACAGAACACGAAGGTTACCCTTATTGTTCTCTCATGACCTTTACTCTAGGAAAAGACAATAAAACATTGTATATGGTTGCTATAGATGATTCGAAAAAATATAAAAACATTGCTCTAAATCCAAACGTAAGTATATTGATGGATAACAGACAAAGTTTGGGAAAAGCATCTAAAAATGAAATAATGTCTATAACCTTTGAAGGTTATAATGAAGCAATTGATCAAGAAAAGTCTGAAGAAGGAAAAAAAATACTTCTTGAAAAGCATCCGGATTTGTATGAAATCATTCAAAATCCTAAATGTGTACTTCTAAGTATTCGTTTAAAGGCCTATAAGCTTTTAATGGGACCAACAAATAGTGAAGAGGGTTATATATAA
- a CDS encoding Gfo/Idh/MocA family protein, giving the protein MRKIKLGVIGVSGHLLTRIMLPLTTSSTVEIIALASRNLEKSKEAAANWQIPKAYGSYEALLNDPEIEAVYIPLPNHMHLEWVKKSILAGKHVICEKPLTMNAQQTKEIMDLAEEKGIKVMEAFMYRFHPKWQMVSELIKVKGIGEINAIHTIFTYKNDDPNNIRNNKEYGGGALMDIGCYAISTARFIMNTEPSRVLGMLHYSDLFGTDVLTSGIMDFGKARALFTVSTSMHPAQEVKIYGTGGSIEVLIPFNDHYDVKGQIKVINGLGERIVTFEPTNQYDALFSAFAKAIREDIPVPLSLKDSFMNMRIIDQLFESGRTGQWETI; this is encoded by the coding sequence ATGAGAAAAATAAAGCTTGGCGTCATCGGCGTATCCGGACATTTACTAACCCGAATTATGTTACCGCTAACCACTTCTAGTACTGTAGAGATTATTGCACTCGCTTCAAGAAATCTCGAAAAGTCAAAAGAGGCTGCAGCCAATTGGCAGATACCAAAAGCTTATGGCAGTTATGAGGCACTTTTAAATGACCCTGAAATTGAAGCCGTTTATATACCCCTTCCTAATCACATGCATTTAGAATGGGTAAAAAAATCCATTCTTGCCGGCAAACATGTGATCTGTGAAAAACCGCTCACCATGAACGCCCAACAAACAAAAGAAATCATGGACCTTGCAGAGGAAAAAGGCATCAAAGTTATGGAGGCTTTTATGTACCGTTTCCATCCCAAATGGCAAATGGTGAGCGAACTTATAAAAGTCAAGGGCATTGGTGAAATCAACGCAATCCATACCATCTTCACCTATAAAAATGATGATCCAAACAATATTCGTAACAATAAAGAATATGGTGGTGGTGCTCTCATGGATATTGGGTGTTACGCCATTTCAACTGCACGATTCATTATGAACACTGAGCCAAGTAGGGTTCTTGGAATGCTACACTATTCCGATCTATTTGGAACAGACGTGTTAACTTCAGGAATAATGGATTTTGGTAAGGCAAGGGCACTTTTCACTGTAAGTACCAGTATGCATCCCGCTCAAGAAGTTAAAATCTATGGTACAGGCGGCAGTATTGAGGTCCTGATTCCATTTAACGATCATTACGATGTCAAGGGGCAGATAAAGGTTATCAACGGCCTTGGAGAACGTATCGTAACTTTTGAACCTACGAATCAATATGATGCACTTTTTTCCGCTTTTGCAAAAGCCATAAGGGAAGATATCCCTGTTCCTCTATCTCTAAAAGATAGTTTTATGAACATGCGTATCATTGATCAGTTATTTGAATCCGGTAGAACCGGCCAATGGGAAACCATATAA
- a CDS encoding complex I subunit 5 family protein, which produces MSLFWLVVLPILTALIGYLSNYKKIHRLIWVSQVSTFIMAILFFIRVIAEGTITETLGNYSGGISINLVADAISTLFVVLTTFLFTIMLLFNYHKTYMNKLFLFLFLTLQGLIVAIFLSNDLFDIYTLVEVATVVVSILIMFKKDSQSLYDGMVYLLTNLVAMAFFLFGLGYIYKIFGTMDLSLIKAGVLLIENKDTLILPYVFLITAIGLKSAIMPLFSWLPRAHGTPSAPSIVSAVLSGLYVKGGVYLFIRFQDTFKAGLDTTSLFLIIGFLTAVFGFVFALSQTDIKLILAYHTVSQIGLIIFGLSMNSVYSYYGSIYHIMNHAVFKATLFLTAGMIIEEYETRDIRKIKGVFKRMPYVAVIMSVAILSITGAPLFNGSVSKYLIEKGIGYHTYLEYGLLLINLGTIISFVKYATMLFGPHEKRYHVRFNQKVALGILATVCVVTGVFGQRIISILFDLEVIIDLKSYFVKSTLYLSSLALGYLFYKYLYPRIGFFRTMREIELSFNEIIFSIVFFFGSMLSFLLVAY; this is translated from the coding sequence GTGTCTTTATTTTGGTTGGTCGTTTTACCCATTCTTACGGCGCTCATTGGCTACTTGAGCAATTATAAGAAAATTCATCGGTTGATTTGGGTTTCCCAAGTCAGCACATTTATTATGGCTATTTTGTTTTTTATTAGGGTTATCGCTGAAGGCACCATTACAGAAACCCTTGGTAATTACTCAGGTGGTATCAGTATTAATTTAGTAGCCGATGCTATCAGCACCCTTTTTGTGGTTTTAACGACATTTCTTTTTACAATTATGTTATTGTTTAATTATCATAAAACGTATATGAATAAACTGTTTCTATTTCTGTTTTTAACACTTCAAGGCTTGATTGTAGCCATCTTTTTATCTAATGACCTCTTTGATATTTATACCCTAGTAGAAGTGGCCACGGTGGTGGTTAGTATTCTAATTATGTTCAAAAAAGACAGTCAGTCACTATACGACGGTATGGTTTATTTATTAACCAATCTGGTTGCTATGGCTTTCTTTCTATTTGGACTGGGCTATATTTACAAAATATTTGGAACGATGGATTTATCTTTAATAAAAGCTGGTGTACTCTTGATTGAAAATAAGGACACTCTGATATTACCCTATGTATTTCTGATTACAGCTATTGGACTTAAGTCGGCCATCATGCCTCTTTTTAGTTGGCTGCCGAGGGCACATGGTACGCCCTCAGCTCCGTCGATTGTTTCAGCAGTATTGTCAGGTCTATATGTAAAAGGCGGCGTTTATCTTTTCATACGTTTCCAAGATACATTTAAGGCGGGTCTTGATACCACTAGTCTTTTTCTTATAATTGGCTTTTTGACGGCGGTTTTTGGATTTGTCTTTGCCCTATCTCAAACGGATATCAAGCTTATATTGGCATACCATACAGTCAGTCAAATTGGTCTCATTATCTTCGGACTTTCTATGAATTCTGTATACAGCTATTATGGATCCATCTACCATATTATGAATCATGCCGTTTTTAAGGCGACACTTTTTTTAACAGCAGGTATGATTATAGAAGAGTACGAGACGAGAGACATAAGAAAAATCAAAGGTGTTTTTAAACGCATGCCTTATGTGGCGGTTATCATGAGTGTTGCTATACTGAGTATTACCGGTGCACCTTTGTTTAATGGAAGTGTATCCAAATATCTTATAGAAAAAGGTATAGGTTATCATACATACTTAGAATATGGACTGCTTCTTATTAATCTTGGGACCATCATATCATTTGTTAAATATGCAACCATGCTTTTTGGTCCTCATGAAAAAAGATATCATGTTCGTTTTAATCAAAAAGTTGCCTTAGGTATTCTCGCAACGGTTTGTGTCGTAACCGGTGTGTTCGGACAACGTATCATCAGCATACTTTTTGATTTGGAAGTCATTATAGATTTAAAAAGCTATTTTGTAAAAAGCACCCTGTATTTATCAAGTCTAGCACTCGGTTATCTATTCTATAAATATTTATATCCAAGGATTGGATTCTTTAGAACCATGCGTGAAATTGAGCTAAGTTTTAATGAGATTATCTTCTCCATTGTATTCTTTTTTGGTAGTATGCTCAGTTTTCTATTGGTGGCATATTAA
- a CDS encoding DUF7010 family protein translates to MNLEELRIDCAMKQKKGLHFILASIIIWGMVAIIHKLDMPILTKNLWTFCVTAPLLPLAYGISKLIGVKFSDTANPLNKLGMLFSMNQLLYLLIAMWVYPTVPDKMVMVIAMIFGAHLLPYSWLYRSITYTVMAILIPMSALIMGNLFEAYILAIVMMIFEVIFSLALMVEVKREMEVYHVD, encoded by the coding sequence ATGAATTTGGAAGAACTAAGAATAGACTGTGCTATGAAACAAAAGAAAGGTTTACATTTTATCTTGGCCTCTATCATTATTTGGGGGATGGTTGCCATAATACACAAGTTGGATATGCCGATATTGACTAAGAACCTATGGACATTTTGTGTGACAGCACCACTATTGCCTTTGGCTTACGGAATATCAAAGTTAATTGGGGTCAAATTCAGTGATACAGCTAATCCATTAAATAAATTGGGTATGCTATTTTCAATGAATCAGTTGCTGTATCTATTGATCGCTATGTGGGTCTATCCGACGGTCCCTGATAAAATGGTAATGGTCATTGCTATGATCTTTGGTGCACATCTATTACCTTATAGCTGGCTCTATAGGTCAATAACCTATACGGTTATGGCCATTCTTATACCGATGAGTGCTCTTATTATGGGTAATCTATTTGAAGCCTATATATTGGCAATCGTCATGATGATTTTTGAGGTCATATTTAGCTTGGCACTTATGGTAGAGGTAAAAAGGGAAATGGAGGTCTATCATGTGGATTAA
- a CDS encoding MFS transporter — translation MVIANTLKQGTVPLTPSKEIPMNPTRHERYSIYFFTFSTSMFWFSLYAYIAELSTYANTLGASYKMIGIITGSYGLTQLLLRIPLGIFSDMLGKRKIFIILGLFVATISALITFFFPSQLSLLATRSLAGVSAATWVIFTVTFSSYYKKEEATKAIGLMNSYNAVGQLTAMAMGAVVSYTFGTRYLFLLAAIGGIVGLLSALFIYEKPVAIRKSNFRDYMEVAKNRQLQVVSLLSILSQLITFATAFGFVPILAKNLGAKNVQLSLLTALAIIPAIFISRLAGSYFPSRFGRRRTISVGFIISAFLCILMPWIGHLWLLYVAQFLSGIGRSLVFPLLMGLGIEHIDQEKRATAMGMFQAIYGIGMVFGPMLLGFIAFTYGLIAGFAVTGAIGLLGLLITLIYIEKKPTRNVA, via the coding sequence ATGGTAATTGCTAACACACTTAAGCAAGGCACTGTGCCTCTGACCCCTAGTAAGGAAATTCCTATGAATCCTACACGTCATGAACGTTACTCCATTTATTTTTTCACTTTTTCAACAAGCATGTTTTGGTTTTCACTTTATGCCTATATTGCCGAGCTTTCTACCTATGCTAATACTTTAGGTGCAAGTTATAAAATGATTGGTATTATAACAGGGTCTTATGGACTGACACAATTGTTACTTAGAATTCCCCTTGGTATTTTTTCTGATATGCTGGGCAAACGCAAAATTTTTATTATTTTAGGTCTTTTCGTTGCCACAATCAGTGCTCTGATTACATTCTTTTTCCCTTCACAACTCTCCCTCCTAGCTACGAGATCACTAGCTGGTGTTTCTGCTGCAACATGGGTTATTTTTACGGTTACTTTCTCCAGTTATTATAAGAAGGAAGAGGCCACAAAAGCAATTGGACTTATGAACTCATACAATGCTGTAGGTCAACTGACCGCTATGGCCATGGGTGCCGTGGTATCCTATACCTTTGGTACAAGATATCTTTTCTTACTTGCTGCAATCGGTGGTATTGTTGGCCTTCTTTCGGCTCTCTTCATCTATGAGAAACCGGTAGCTATAAGAAAATCAAATTTCAGAGATTATATGGAAGTCGCAAAAAATCGTCAACTTCAGGTTGTGTCTTTACTCTCCATCCTTTCTCAGCTGATTACCTTTGCCACTGCTTTTGGGTTCGTACCCATACTTGCAAAGAATCTTGGTGCCAAAAATGTGCAGCTGAGCCTACTAACAGCACTTGCCATCATTCCTGCCATTTTCATATCCAGGCTAGCCGGTTCCTATTTCCCTTCTCGGTTTGGCCGTAGGAGAACCATTAGCGTCGGCTTCATCATAAGTGCTTTTTTATGCATACTGATGCCTTGGATTGGTCACTTATGGCTTTTATATGTGGCACAATTTCTATCCGGTATTGGGCGTAGTTTGGTCTTTCCTCTTCTCATGGGACTCGGTATCGAACACATCGATCAGGAAAAAAGAGCCACTGCCATGGGTATGTTTCAAGCCATCTATGGTATTGGTATGGTCTTTGGCCCTATGTTGCTGGGTTTTATCGCCTTTACTTACGGCCTTATAGCCGGCTTTGCCGTAACCGGTGCCATTGGCCTATTAGGCCTTCTCATTACCCTTATATATATAGAAAAAAAACCAACAAGAAATGTGGCATAG
- a CDS encoding DUF3784 domain-containing protein, protein MWINILIGALLIFVGMAVHLFKWYFLISGYNTMSKEKKAKVDTKGLARLLGMFSYINGSVFILTGILQLLKVDISTTLAYVFLTASTVILLIKAQKYDGNIFDKEGKLVEGAGKKLILPLTVVGITVVAIVLLLVFSSRDTQISIDDEGIEIHGMYGDTYAWTSIQSVELLEEMPLVLTRTNGSALGSKLKGHFKTKPYGSVKLFVDAEKPPYILMLTLDQPVIFNLKNQDETVKAYENLKLKIRE, encoded by the coding sequence ATGTGGATTAATATATTAATTGGAGCTTTGCTGATTTTTGTAGGTATGGCGGTTCATTTGTTTAAATGGTATTTTCTAATATCAGGTTACAACACCATGTCTAAGGAAAAGAAAGCCAAGGTTGATACAAAAGGGCTTGCACGTTTACTTGGGATGTTTTCTTATATCAATGGTAGTGTATTCATTTTAACGGGCATACTCCAGCTTTTAAAAGTTGATATTAGTACCACATTAGCCTATGTCTTCTTAACTGCATCAACTGTGATTTTACTCATCAAAGCTCAAAAGTATGATGGTAACATATTTGATAAGGAAGGTAAGCTTGTTGAAGGTGCAGGAAAAAAACTCATCCTGCCGTTAACCGTCGTTGGGATTACTGTTGTTGCTATTGTTCTATTACTGGTCTTTTCTTCAAGAGATACTCAAATAAGTATAGATGATGAAGGAATAGAGATTCATGGCATGTACGGTGATACGTATGCATGGACATCGATTCAGTCGGTGGAGCTTCTTGAGGAAATGCCTCTTGTATTAACACGTACCAATGGGTCAGCACTAGGGTCAAAACTTAAGGGTCACTTCAAAACCAAGCCTTATGGATCCGTCAAGCTTTTTGTTGACGCAGAGAAACCACCGTATATACTTATGCTAACTCTAGATCAACCTGTAATATTTAATCTAAAAAATCAGGATGAAACGGTAAAAGCTTATGAAAATCTAAAATTGAAAATCAGAGAATAG
- the mgtE gene encoding magnesium transporter produces MEHKSEIIDFIKSRTSLEILQKIDEIHPVDFLEALTGSDEDPLTILEKLPDDYIAQLVDHADDDEKYDLLSLFSQNRKQHIIAEMSSDELVDLLGSIGSAEKDAIILSLDQDDANEVNELLAYDPTSAGGIMAKEFIAIHENMTVNATIDFLRDMAPASETPYYVYVLDQFHVLKGVVRLRDIIVSTPETPIKNIMIENIITIPVDMDQEEVALIFEKYGFMAMPVINDLGVMLGIVTVDDVMEVIRDEYTEDMFRLAGLDEEEKISGSISKAIKSRLPWLLVNLLTAILAAATVSLFEATIVKIVALATFMPIVAGMGGNAGTQTLTMIIRGIALGELTFENQKEILKKEVAIGLINGLCLGIVVGFLGYYWVGNVVFGLVIGTAMFLNLVIATISGYFVPVLLKKFKIDPALASAVFVTTVTDVLGFFFFLGLATLTINYLV; encoded by the coding sequence ATGGAACATAAGAGCGAAATTATTGACTTTATAAAGAGCAGAACGTCTCTTGAAATACTCCAAAAAATTGATGAAATTCATCCCGTTGACTTTTTGGAGGCACTAACCGGTTCTGATGAAGATCCCCTTACCATCCTTGAAAAATTACCCGATGATTACATCGCTCAGTTGGTTGATCATGCTGATGATGATGAAAAATATGATTTACTCTCTCTTTTCTCTCAAAATAGAAAACAACATATCATTGCTGAAATGTCCTCTGACGAACTGGTTGACCTACTGGGTAGTATTGGTAGTGCTGAAAAAGATGCCATTATCTTATCCCTTGATCAAGATGATGCCAATGAAGTCAATGAACTGCTCGCCTATGATCCAACCTCTGCCGGCGGTATCATGGCCAAGGAATTCATCGCCATCCATGAGAATATGACCGTCAATGCTACCATTGATTTCCTCAGAGATATGGCACCAGCTTCAGAGACACCTTACTATGTATATGTATTAGATCAGTTCCATGTTCTAAAAGGTGTTGTACGACTACGAGATATTATTGTTTCTACACCCGAAACACCGATTAAGAATATTATGATAGAAAATATTATCACTATTCCTGTGGATATGGACCAGGAGGAAGTCGCTCTTATATTTGAAAAATATGGTTTCATGGCCATGCCGGTTATTAATGATCTGGGTGTTATGCTTGGTATCGTAACCGTTGATGACGTTATGGAAGTTATACGTGACGAATATACTGAGGACATGTTTCGACTTGCAGGTCTTGATGAAGAAGAAAAAATATCCGGTTCCATAAGCAAAGCCATTAAATCTAGGTTACCTTGGCTTTTAGTGAATCTGCTCACGGCCATCCTAGCTGCAGCCACTGTCAGCCTTTTTGAGGCCACCATCGTAAAAATCGTAGCATTAGCCACCTTCATGCCCATTGTGGCCGGTATGGGAGGCAATGCGGGTACTCAGACATTAACCATGATTATCCGAGGTATTGCCCTTGGTGAGTTAACTTTTGAGAATCAAAAAGAAATCTTAAAAAAAGAGGTTGCCATTGGTTTGATCAATGGACTATGCTTAGGTATCGTTGTTGGTTTTCTAGGCTACTACTGGGTCGGCAACGTAGTATTTGGCCTGGTTATCGGTACTGCCATGTTCTTAAACCTTGTTATTGCAACAATTTCCGGTTATTTTGTCCCTGTTTTACTAAAGAAGTTCAAAATAGACCCAGCCCTTGCGTCAGCTGTCTTTGTTACTACTGTAACCGATGTACTTGGATTCTTCTTCTTCTTAGGACTCGCCACACTCACCATAAACTATCTCGTCTAA
- a CDS encoding amino acid ABC transporter permease — translation MDLLTLLSNLSDGMIVSIQIFALTLVLSLPLGLVVALGRMSKNPILRNLVKVYISFMRGTPLMLQLMVVYFGPYYILGLNMPRGYRFYAVIIGFALNYAAYFAEIYRGGIESMSVGQYEAAKILGYSKAQTFFRIIMPQVIRRIIPSITNEVITLVKDTSLAYVISVTEMFTVARAVASAQANMMPYVAAGVFYYVFNFVVATVMEKIENKLSYYR, via the coding sequence TTGGATTTATTGACCTTATTATCAAATCTAAGTGACGGTATGATCGTCTCTATTCAAATATTTGCTTTGACGTTGGTGCTCTCACTGCCTTTAGGGTTGGTTGTGGCACTCGGTAGAATGTCAAAAAATCCCATACTCAGAAATCTTGTTAAGGTATATATATCCTTCATGCGCGGGACACCCTTAATGCTACAACTGATGGTGGTCTACTTTGGACCCTATTATATCTTGGGTCTTAACATGCCAAGAGGCTATAGATTCTATGCAGTGATTATTGGATTTGCTCTAAATTATGCCGCCTATTTTGCAGAGATCTACAGAGGTGGCATTGAATCCATGTCTGTCGGTCAATATGAAGCAGCAAAAATTCTTGGTTATTCCAAAGCACAGACTTTTTTTAGAATCATCATGCCACAAGTCATACGACGTATCATTCCTTCAATTACCAATGAAGTAATAACGCTGGTAAAAGACACGTCTCTTGCCTATGTCATATCGGTTACAGAAATGTTTACAGTGGCTAGGGCAGTGGCTTCGGCACAAGCAAATATGATGCCGTATGTGGCGGCAGGTGTTTTCTATTATGTCTTTAATTTTGTGGTAGCAACCGTCATGGAAAAAATTGAAAACAAATTAAGTTATTATAGATAG
- the pyk gene encoding pyruvate kinase, protein MRKTKIICTMGPATEGIYEDMILNGMDAARFNFSHENHEVHGHRIKTMKVARAKLNQPIPLIVDTKGPEMRIGVLKNKVNLVNGEIIKLISEEIEGDEKAVTISFKDLYKSVSIGQSIYIDDGRINLEVVSIEGTDIVCKIIAGGVLSSRKGVNVPGCITGLPFMTEKDRADIEFAVDQDVDFIALSFVSNAKDVESVREIFKQKNREDIKIISKIENTEAIKNIDEIIAVSDSIMIARGDLGIELPVKSVPIIQKKLIKKCYTSSKPVIVATQMLESMTDNPVPTRAEVSDVANAIYDGTSVVMLSGETAAGKYPIETLRMMTTVILETENDIDYKVKLDEGAWKVIDQNVINAISEVTVIAASKIDAKAIVVPTRSGNSVRMISSFRPACPIIAITLEEGLQRQLNLSWGIKPMMSKFIGDQKEFFEKVLDQAVATKLVEKGDLIILTAGIPTGYDGKTNMLKMHKVGDEVIGG, encoded by the coding sequence ATGAGAAAAACGAAAATTATTTGTACAATGGGACCGGCAACGGAAGGCATTTATGAAGATATGATTCTAAATGGTATGGATGCAGCTAGATTTAACTTCTCTCATGAGAACCATGAAGTCCATGGTCATAGGATTAAAACCATGAAGGTAGCGAGAGCAAAACTGAATCAGCCGATTCCGCTAATCGTAGATACAAAAGGACCTGAAATGCGTATCGGTGTGCTTAAAAACAAGGTGAACCTTGTTAATGGAGAAATTATTAAGCTTATTTCAGAGGAAATCGAAGGCGATGAAAAAGCTGTAACTATTTCTTTTAAGGATCTCTACAAAAGTGTCAGCATAGGCCAATCCATTTATATCGATGATGGCCGCATTAATCTTGAAGTTGTGTCCATTGAAGGGACGGATATTGTCTGTAAGATTATTGCAGGTGGCGTCTTGTCCAGTAGAAAAGGTGTTAATGTACCGGGTTGTATAACAGGCCTTCCATTTATGACAGAAAAAGACCGAGCAGATATCGAGTTTGCTGTTGATCAGGATGTTGACTTCATAGCCCTTTCTTTTGTTAGTAATGCAAAAGACGTTGAATCTGTAAGAGAGATTTTCAAGCAAAAAAACCGTGAAGATATTAAGATTATCTCAAAAATCGAGAATACTGAAGCGATAAAAAACATTGATGAAATCATTGCAGTATCCGACAGTATAATGATTGCCCGTGGTGATTTGGGTATTGAATTACCGGTTAAATCGGTGCCGATTATACAGAAGAAACTTATTAAGAAGTGCTATACAAGTTCAAAACCGGTTATCGTAGCGACACAAATGTTAGAGAGTATGACAGATAACCCGGTTCCAACCAGAGCTGAGGTATCCGATGTTGCCAATGCCATTTATGATGGCACCAGTGTTGTTATGCTTTCTGGAGAAACGGCTGCAGGGAAATATCCAATAGAGACTTTAAGGATGATGACAACGGTCATCTTAGAGACGGAAAACGACATTGACTATAAAGTCAAATTAGATGAAGGCGCGTGGAAGGTTATTGACCAAAATGTGATCAATGCCATTAGTGAAGTAACGGTGATAGCTGCTTCTAAGATAGATGCCAAAGCCATTGTAGTACCGACACGTTCAGGTAATTCAGTCAGGATGATTTCTAGCTTTAGACCGGCGTGTCCAATCATTGCCATAACTTTGGAAGAAGGTCTACAACGTCAGTTGAATCTATCATGGGGTATTAAACCGATGATGAGCAAATTTATAGGGGATCAGAAAGAATTTTTTGAGAAAGTTCTAGATCAAGCTGTGGCAACAAAACTTGTTGAAAAAGGTGATTTAATCATTCTTACAGCAGGTATCCCTACCGGTTATGATGGTAAAACCAATATGTTGAAAATGCACAAAGTAGGAGACGAAGTTATTGGTGGATAA